CAAAATTTTTATTTTATGAGGGAATGGATAGGATAGAAAAATATCATTTTGGAAACCGAATACATCCCTCAAAATGGGATAAAAAAAGAAATGACTTTTTTAATACACTTTCAATGAAAATTTCTTTTTTTAGAAGAAAAATACCAAAAGGATTAAAACCATTTGCTGGTTCGCAATGGTGGTCGTTACATATTGATGCAGTAAATTATATACTTAGGTTTTTAAAAGATAATAGAAGTTTTATAAGGTTTCATAGGTTTTCAAAATTATCCGATGAAATGTTTTTTCAAACCATTTTACTTAATTCCCATGATAATGATTTTATTGGAAAATTGGTAAATAATTCGCTTAGATACATTGATTGGGATAAACCTAATGTATATCATCCTGCAACTATAAAAATGGAAGATTATGAAAAAATTAAAAAAACAGATAAATTGTTTGCTCGAAAATTTGATATCAAAGAAGACAGTGAGATACTAGACTTGTTAGACAAAGACTTTTTTTAAGATATTCATTTTTTTACTTACTGGATATAACCGTTGTTAGTATTTTTTTTAGTTCATCCGAAAAAGGAGCTTCAATTTTTCTGGCGAATAATTTATCGCTCGAATTTATTTTATCAAGGTCGGTAATATCTAAAATTGCAGGTATGCTTCCGTATCTTAATCCACTTTCCCAATCAATATATCTTAAATTATCATTTATTACTTTTTTCGAATAATCCGAATTCATTATTACTGTTTGAAAATATATTTCTTCCGAACAGAAAGTATGTTTTAACCGTTTGATAAGGTATTTATTTTTCCCGGTATAGTCAATAACAAAGGTTAATGTTTCTTTTGATAGGCTCCACCAGGTTGAACCCAGATAAAATTGAGGTATTTGTTTTGATACAGGCCTTTTAAAATTGATCTTTTGTTGAAGTTTTATAAAAAAAGAGATCCATTTCTGTTTTTTTCTTTCATTAAAAACATCATAGAAGTTGTAATAATTAATTCTGTCCATTCCTCCGCTTCGGTCCAGTCCCCTGTTATTCCATTCATTTGCGGGCATTTTGGTATATTCCAAAAAATCTTTTCCCTTATAAGTATTAAAGAAGTTAATAAAATAAGATGTGTTTTTTATAGGGAAATCCTGCCCGCTTATCAGGTGGAAATATTCCAGATCCGGGTTTCGCAAAGCTTCTTTGGCTAATAATAAAATACTTAATAAATGATTTCGCCCGCCCCAGTTTATTTTAAATTTACTTGTAATGAATTTTACTTTTTTTATTGTATTTAATTTTTGAATTATTTCTTTGTCCGGTTTACTTTTTCTATCGATATGGATATAAAATTTGAAATTTTCATCAAAGAAGTTTACAATCTCAATTAATTGCTCCAGGTTTTTATATGCGGTTATTAATATTCCGTGCTTCATTTGACCGAATTTCTAACAGCGTTATTTTGGTTTCAATTCAAAATTTAATTTTTACATTGGCAAATCACCGAAAAAGCTGCTAAAGATTATTGATAATTCTTTAAATAGTGTCAATAAACCGCTGCTCGGTTTTATTAAAAAGCAAGATTCCAATAATCAAAATGAATATCGTAAAAACTCCGCTATAACCCAGCATCATCCACGAAAAAGAACCTTTACCCAACAAAGCGTATTTAAAAGTTTCGATAATTGAGGTCATGGGGTTTAGCATGATTAATGTTTTATATTTATCGGGTATGCTGCTTAGCGGATATATTATGGGTGTGGCATACATGAATAATTGCACCCCAAATCCGACAAGGAATTGAAGGTCTTTGTATTTTGTGGTTAACGATGAAACAATAATACCAAAACCAAGTCCCATAAAAGCCATTATCAACAATAAAACGGGTAATAGAAATATATAAGCATTCATGCTAACAGATGCTCCGATATAGTAGAAGTAAATCCAAAAACAAATTAAAAATAATAACTGGATACCAAAAGTTATCAGGCTTGAAATGACAATAGATACGGGAACAGTGAGTCTTGGAAAATATACTTTGCCAAAAACACTGGCATTGTTAATAAAAGTGCCGGAGGTTTTGTTAAGGCATGATGCAAAATAGTTCCATGCAGTAATTCCGGTCAAATAAAAAAGTGTGGCAGGAACACTGTTCGTCGAAATATTGGCTACCTTGCTGAAAATAATAGTAAAGACAATGGTTGTAAAAAGCGGCTGAATGATATACCATAATGGGCCGAGGATGGTTTGTTTGTATACAGAAACAAAATCTCTTCTTACAAAGATCATAATTAAGTCTTTGTAACGCCATAGTTCGGCAAGATTGATATCATACCATGTACGCTTGGGACGGATTATTTCGGTCCATTCTTTATCTTCAGACAAAGCCATGAATATTCTTTTTACAAAAGTATCAAAAATCTTTCAAATTGGATAAATGCAGGGGAATGATTAGTTTTGTAGTTACAAATAAAACCGGTTATATAGATTTTAAATGATTTGTTAAGAAAAAGGATGTGTCCATTATTATTAAAAGGTTAATGGTTAAAAGGTTTAGCAACTAGCTAGGAAAATGGTAAAAAAGTCATAAGTAAAAAACAGATAACTTATAACTTTTAGCTAAACCAGTTGCTATCAACCAAAAACAAAAAACAAAAATAAAAAGTCAATGGTTAAAAGGTGTAGCGACTAGTTAGGTAAATGGTAAAGAGGTATAAGTAAAAAACAGATAACTTATAACCTTCAACTAAACCAGCTGCCACCAACCAAAAAACAAAAAACATATTTACAATTATCAATTTGAAATAATAAAATATGAATATATTACTTGGCTTGAATACTTTTGATGTTGGTGGTGCAGAAAATTTTGTATTCCGTCTTGCAAAAGCTTTGTCTGAATCAGGTCATAAGGTTTATCTGTTTGCTTTATATGATTGGAATATTGCAGATGCAAAAAAACGAATTGAAAAGATACTGGGTAAAGAATATTCAAAAGTCAAAATTGTTACACGCTGGAAACCCGGGAGAATAAAAAACGTTATTCTTTGGAGATTGAACGGTTTGTTCTTACGTTTTGGTAAAAAGGACTATAGAGAGAATATCATTAATAATTCACAAATCAAAAGATTAAATACTTTTCTTAAGAAAGAAAAAATAGATATTGTAAACACCCACCTTTTTGAAGTAGATGAATTCTTTTCTGTAAATTTTAATATCCCTCATGTGATTTCAATGCATGGTGCTTATGAAGATTATTTATTTGTAAAGGAGGGAAAAATATCCGGTGAAATTAATAACGATTTTCTTGAGCTTTCAAAAAAAGTTTTAAATAAAAGCAAAAATGTTATCTATGTTGCCGATAAGAACCTCGAAATATTTAATCAGGTAAAACTAGAAAATATAAATACCCGGAAAATTTATATTGGCTATGATACTTCTGATGAAGAAAAATATAACAAAAGAGACAGCGGTGAATATTTTGTTTTTGGAATGATTGCAAGAGGAATAGAAAGTAAAGGATGGGAAATAGCAATTAATGCGTTTGAAGCACTTCAGAAAAAACATCAGAAAATAAAATTGATTTTAGCATATACCGAAACAGAATTCATGAAAGAACTGGAGAATAAATACAAAAGTATTTCCGGTATTGAATTTAAGGGTTTTGAACCTGTACAGAAAAACTTTTTCGAAAGTATACATGCATTGGTGTTTCCAACCTGGATTGATTGTGTCCCAAATAGTATCATCGAATCGTTGTTTTATAATATTCCTGTTATCAGTACTGAAACAGGCGAAATACCCGGAATGATTGTCAATGATGATAAAGAAGCAGGAACAATTATAAAACTTGATGAAAATACGCATAAACCTAAAGTTGAAGAATTGTTTAATGCAATGGAACAATATTTATTAAACAATGAGCTTTATGAAACACATAAGAGGAATACATTTTTTGTAAAAGAGAAATTCTCAATGGATATTTGCATGAGGAAATATATTGATTTTTATATAAAGGCTATTTCAAAAGGAAGTGGAGTGATATAATATCATTGTTGGATGAGAGAAATGAAAAAAAATAATGGAATATTAATTGTGATATTATTTTATTCTTTTGTTTTCTTATCCCTGTTTTTTTATTTTAATACATCAGCTTCATTAGTAAAAATAAATAATTTGGGAGATTCTTATGCTATAATAAAAGCAGCTCAAAAATTTTATTTTAATTTCAGATTTGATTCCGAACGCACTTTTTTATACCCTGTGATTATTGGTTTTCCATTGCTTTTCGGCACAGGAAACGTCTTTCTGTTTTATTATATTTTAGTACTTCAGTATTTATTTGGTGTTGCTGGTATCATATTGTTGTTTCTAATTCTTAAAGTATATGTTAACAAAACCATGACAGTAATTGCATGTTTTGTATATTCATTAAGTATATCAAATCATATTTATTCTTTTTATGCCTTAACAGAACCTCCTTTTATTCTTGTGTTGTTGTTCTCATTGTATATGCTTCAAAGGTTTATTCAGGAAGGTAGCATCTTAAAGTTAATGATAAGTGTTTTGTTTTTATTTATCTCTGCTGTAATCCGTCCTGTCACACTTCCCTTGTGTATTATTATTTTCATTGCATGGATAATATATTTTGTGATTATTAATAATATCAGAAAAAGTAAAATACACCTGGTGTCGTTTTTTTTTATAATTACTTTGGGAATACAAATTACAGGAATGTATAAAGATTATAATCGTTTGGATTTTTCATTTGCCGGAAAAAAAACCGTTTTCAAATATCTGTTATCGTTATCTGAATCGCTGAGAACAAATGAACCCATTGAAAACATACAATATAATAAAGAAAAAAGACTTCAGCAGATTACGGATAAATTATCTTTGGCTGACAGTTTGAATGCCATAAATAATATAATAAACAAAAACATAAAGAATGAAATTTTCGGAAATTTTAATAATGTAATTAGGGCATATCTGTATTCCGTTTATTCAAATTCAACAGGCGGAATACAATTGTACAATGTAAAAATATATAATGATATTTATAAGCTATCAGTGATTCAAAACATTTTTTTTACATTAATTTTTGCATTAAATATTGTAATTTTATTTTTTATTTTAATATTTAAAAAATTCAGGGGGAATATAAAAAAAGAAGTCATTATGATTTTGCTTTTTTGTGCTGTGCTTAATATGTCAGATTGGCTTATGTCTGGATTGGCGTATTGGCAAGGTGACCGTTACAATATTGTGATGGTGCCGTTTACTATAATAATAAGTTCAATAATGATTCATTTGTTTAAGCTAAAAAAATTAAATCAATAATTGATTAAAGATATTTTTATTTAATGTTATCACAATTAAGGTTTATAGCATCAAAAATTTTATATTGTATAAATCATATAAGAGGTTATGTTCATTTTAGATTTAAACAAAATCCTGCAATCTTTTGTTTTTTCCCGTTCTCATCAGTAGGTGGTGCCGAAAAAGTGCATCTTGATATTTTGGAATCCATATCTGATGCAAAACCATATATATTTATCAGGTATAAGATTAATCCATGGTTATCATTAAATGAAAAAGAAGATACGGCATGGTTAAATTTATTCAATAAATTTGGTCATGTGGTTTTTTTATCCGATTACCTCGAGTCATCGAAATTTAGTTATCTTAATATGGCATGGATAAAGGGATGGATTGTGGGCAGCCTGAATGCAAACAAAAAGTCGGTGCTTTTTTTCTGGAATGATAGTTTTATTAAAGCCATTTTCCCATTATTAAAACAACATGTAAGGGTAATTGATATAATTCATAATTTAAAACCAGACAATCCTTCCGACCTGGAGTATCTGAATTTAGATGTGGTACCAAGAATTAATAAACGTATTCTTGTTTCGCCTCATCTTAAAGACATGCTGGAGCAGATCTATAAAAATAATAATATCGACCCGTTATTGATAAATAAGGCACATGTTATTTTAAACGGGACAAATATCCCGAATGAATATAGTGAAAAGCCGGATGGCAAGATGTTGAAATTGATATTTGTTGCACGCGATGCCCCGGAAAAAAGAATTTACCTGATTAACAGAATAGCAGAAAAATTAACATTGGAAACAATCCCTTTTGTATTTAATGTAATAGGTCCTGATCCTCAAAAATGGAAGGATAACAACATAATAAATATAAACTGGTTGGGATTGATTGCAGATGAGAAGACAATTTCCGAAATGTATAAAAACAGCCATATTTTTATTCTTGTTTCTTATACTGAAGGAATGCCGAAAACTTTAATTGAAGCTATGTCGTTTGGGTGTGTCCCTGTTATTACTGATGTAGGCGACATTTCGGAATATATTTCTGACAGAGTGAACGGGTATTTATTACCAGTAAACCCGGAAGAGCTTATGGTTGAGAGAGCGGTTGATTTTATAAAAGAACTTAGTAATGATAATGAATTGTTCAATGAGTTAAGCCGAAATACATACCTGACTGTAAAAAAACATTTTGATATTAATATTATTGAACATATGTATCACCGGTTAATTGTACCTGGCATTGCAGAAGATTAGTGTCATAATTCCCAATTACAATCATGCCTGTTTTTTGGAACAGCGTATTGACAGTGTATTAAATCAAACGTTTGATGATATTGAAGTCATCATCCTGGATGATTGTTCTTCCGATGGTAGTAAGAAGGTCATTGAAAAATACAAAGAGCATAAGAAAATATTTAAGATAATATACAATGAAACAAACAGCGGAAATACATTTAAGCAATGGCAGAAAGGTATTGAAACCGCTCAGGGTGATTGGATATGGATTGCCGAATCGGATGACTACGCCGAAAAAACGTTCCTGGAGAAAGCCTATCAAAAAAGTATGAACGGTAATTCAGGTATTGTATATTGCCGTTCAAATATTATTGATTCATCAAATAATGCTATTACTTTATATAATTTTTCGTCGATGCCCGATCCTGTTGTGTTTCCTTTGTTTGGCAATGACTTTGATATGGATGGAAATGAATTTATTAAGGATTATATGTTGAAAAGAAACTCTGTTCCTAATGCAAGTGCTGTAATCTTTAAAAAAGATCTGGTTGATTTTTCTGTTTTTGATGATATAAGAAAAACAAAACTGTTTGGCGATTGGTTATTCTGGATACATCTTTTAAGAAAAACGAGAGTGAGTTATATAAATGAAAGATTGAATTATTTCCGTTTTCACGAAACAACTGTTCGGAAACATACTCAATTCGATATGACCAGGATTTATGAATACATGATTCTGATTAAATATTTTGAAAAAGAAAGAATGCCTTTTTATAAAGAAGCTCTTGATGCAATGGTTTATCAATATAATTATGGTGATGTTTCCGGTAACCGTGTTTCGGTGAAAGATAATATTAAAATAAGTATGTTTGTATTACAAAGAAATCCCTTACTTTTACTAAAGACATGGCTGAGGAAGAAAAAATCCCAAAAATAATTCATTACGGTTGGTTTGGTGGTAAGGAAATGCCATTGACAGACAAACAATGTTTGAAAAGCTGGGAAAAATATTTTCCCGGTTTTGAAATAAAACGTTGGGACGAATCAAATTTTGCATTTGATATTCCTTACATGAAGCGTTTTAGCAGTGATAAAAAATGGGGGTTATTGATAGACTTTGTAAAATTTAAAGTGCTTTATAATTATGGAGGTATTTATCTTGACACAGATATGATGGTATTAAAAAACATGGATGAATTACTGAAATATGATTCTTTTTGGGGTTTTGAAAGTAAAGAGAATGTTAACACCGCTATAATTGGAAGTATGTCCGGAAATGAAATCATTAGTGAATGTTTAAAATTTTATTATGACTTTAAATTTGATGATACTTTTAAAGAAAGTCCTAAAATTATTAGCCCCGTGCTTAAATCATTAGGGATGACAAGCGATACAGGTCAATTACAAATACTTGGTAATACTGCAATTTTTCCAATGCATTATTTTTATCCTATGAGTTTTCAGCAGGCTGATGAAGATTATAAAAAATTTATAAAACCCGATAGTTATGCAATACATTTATGGAATGCTACCTGGTTCGATCCTTTCAGGTTTTTTTGGAACAACCGTTATAAAGCAGGATTTAAAGCTGTTTTTAAACAAATAATTAAAAATCCGTTTCAGTCAATTTCTTTTTATAGGAATGTGGGTTATCATTTTTTACGATTTATAAAAACCAAAATACTGCATGCTAATTCAAGATAAAATTATTGAAAGATTATTTTCCAGAAAGATATTTCTTATCTTTTTAATTATTATTATTATTCCATTTATTATATTATGTTTTTATGCTTTGCCCCATTCCGACGATTTTTGGTTTAAAATTTATTATGAAGAGTATGGTTTTTTCGGTTCTTTTAAAGCGTGGTATTTAAACTGGTTTGGCAGATATACTTTTATTTTAATAATGAATATTTACAATATTCTTGGATTTGAACCAATAATATATAAGCTATTTTGTATCATATTTCAGGTATTATTTTATATTTCATTATTTAACTTCATTAAAATTTTATTATCTGAAAAAGATAAAATTACATTACACATTTTTTCATTATCTGTTTATATAATATTCCTTTATCAAATGCCTCGAATATCGGAAGGATTATATTGGCTTGCAGGTTCAGTAATTTATTTTCTTCCAATTTCATTTACCCTAATATTTTATACAATACTTATAAATTATACAGAAAATAAATGGGTAAAATCTAAAAATAAAAAGCTATATTATTTTATTGTATTATGTGTACTGGCTTTTATAATTATTGGACTGAGCGAAGTCGCAATGTTATTTTTAACATTTAGTTTTTTTGTCATCATGGTATTTAAAACAATAAAAAATAAGAAGGTAAACTTTAAGTTTTTACTATTATTTGCAATTATTGTATTTTCTTGTATTATTGTTTTTATGTCCCCTGGAAATACTATAAGGTCAGCTTCTGAAACAATGCTTTTTCATAAAAAAGCACATGATTTATTATATTCTTTAAAAGAATCTGTTCTGATAACTTCAAGCTATTTAATATTTGAATGGTTAAGGGATTCAATAATATTGTTATTTACGATTTTATATATACCATATGGAATATCTCAGTATAATAAAAACACTGTTTTTAATAAAATATCTGGCATTCATCCATTGATAATGATTGGTATCAGTATATTTTCTATATCATTTTTATTCTTTCTTGGGTATTGGAATTTAGGTGGACCTTTGCCAGAACGTGCTGTTAATTTTATTTATTTTATATTTATTATTTTATGGTTTATAAATTTACAATTCGTGATAAACTTTATTCTTAAAAAGAAATTATGTAATAAAAATTATAATGAAGGGTTTTCATTAAATTTAAAGTTTATTTATGGTATTATAATTTTAATTATAGTTTTAAATTTTAGTCAAGAGAATAATATTAAATATGCATTTTCCGATTTATTTTCAGGAAATGCGAAAAAGTATGAGATAGAAATGAATCAACGTAAAAGATATATTTTAAAAAGTAAAGCCGATACTTGTATTTTAGCACCATTAAAAAATAAACCACATTCGTTATTTGTAACAGATCTTAATCATCAGATGCACTATTGGCCAAACGATGTATATGAAAAATTTTATAATAAAAAAGTAATAATGCTTTATGAAAAGTAATTCCGATAACAATTACAACATTTGCATACTGCTTCCATTTTATAATGACTGGGATAGCATGAATGAATTATTGAAACAAAT
This Bacteroidales bacterium DNA region includes the following protein-coding sequences:
- a CDS encoding beta-1,6-N-acetylglucosaminyltransferase; its protein translation is MNHAFVILAHKNPEQVKRLLNVLCKSNFYFFVHICKNSNINEFEFLYKQNNVTLLKRENGSWGRIGIVKATINGLKAISKSHIDFEYIHLISGQDYPIRDIDSIELFFKKNRGYSFIEFFSLPSKFLFYEGMDRIEKYHFGNRIHPSKWDKKRNDFFNTLSMKISFFRRKIPKGLKPFAGSQWWSLHIDAVNYILRFLKDNRSFIRFHRFSKLSDEMFFQTILLNSHDNDFIGKLVNNSLRYIDWDKPNVYHPATIKMEDYEKIKKTDKLFARKFDIKEDSEILDLLDKDFF
- a CDS encoding beta-1,6-N-acetylglucosaminyltransferase, translating into MKHGILITAYKNLEQLIEIVNFFDENFKFYIHIDRKSKPDKEIIQKLNTIKKVKFITSKFKINWGGRNHLLSILLLAKEALRNPDLEYFHLISGQDFPIKNTSYFINFFNTYKGKDFLEYTKMPANEWNNRGLDRSGGMDRINYYNFYDVFNERKKQKWISFFIKLQQKINFKRPVSKQIPQFYLGSTWWSLSKETLTFVIDYTGKNKYLIKRLKHTFCSEEIYFQTVIMNSDYSKKVINDNLRYIDWESGLRYGSIPAILDITDLDKINSSDKLFARKIEAPFSDELKKILTTVISSK
- a CDS encoding ABC transporter permease; this encodes MALSEDKEWTEIIRPKRTWYDINLAELWRYKDLIMIFVRRDFVSVYKQTILGPLWYIIQPLFTTIVFTIIFSKVANISTNSVPATLFYLTGITAWNYFASCLNKTSGTFINNASVFGKVYFPRLTVPVSIVISSLITFGIQLLFLICFWIYFYYIGASVSMNAYIFLLPVLLLIMAFMGLGFGIIVSSLTTKYKDLQFLVGFGVQLFMYATPIIYPLSSIPDKYKTLIMLNPMTSIIETFKYALLGKGSFSWMMLGYSGVFTIFILIIGILLFNKTEQRFIDTI
- a CDS encoding glycosyltransferase family 4 protein — translated: MNILLGLNTFDVGGAENFVFRLAKALSESGHKVYLFALYDWNIADAKKRIEKILGKEYSKVKIVTRWKPGRIKNVILWRLNGLFLRFGKKDYRENIINNSQIKRLNTFLKKEKIDIVNTHLFEVDEFFSVNFNIPHVISMHGAYEDYLFVKEGKISGEINNDFLELSKKVLNKSKNVIYVADKNLEIFNQVKLENINTRKIYIGYDTSDEEKYNKRDSGEYFVFGMIARGIESKGWEIAINAFEALQKKHQKIKLILAYTETEFMKELENKYKSISGIEFKGFEPVQKNFFESIHALVFPTWIDCVPNSIIESLFYNIPVISTETGEIPGMIVNDDKEAGTIIKLDENTHKPKVEELFNAMEQYLLNNELYETHKRNTFFVKEKFSMDICMRKYIDFYIKAISKGSGVI
- a CDS encoding glycosyltransferase family 4 protein produces the protein MLSQLRFIASKILYCINHIRGYVHFRFKQNPAIFCFFPFSSVGGAEKVHLDILESISDAKPYIFIRYKINPWLSLNEKEDTAWLNLFNKFGHVVFLSDYLESSKFSYLNMAWIKGWIVGSLNANKKSVLFFWNDSFIKAIFPLLKQHVRVIDIIHNLKPDNPSDLEYLNLDVVPRINKRILVSPHLKDMLEQIYKNNNIDPLLINKAHVILNGTNIPNEYSEKPDGKMLKLIFVARDAPEKRIYLINRIAEKLTLETIPFVFNVIGPDPQKWKDNNIININWLGLIADEKTISEMYKNSHIFILVSYTEGMPKTLIEAMSFGCVPVITDVGDISEYISDRVNGYLLPVNPEELMVERAVDFIKELSNDNELFNELSRNTYLTVKKHFDINIIEHMYHRLIVPGIAED
- a CDS encoding glycosyltransferase family 2 protein; the protein is MQKISVIIPNYNHACFLEQRIDSVLNQTFDDIEVIILDDCSSDGSKKVIEKYKEHKKIFKIIYNETNSGNTFKQWQKGIETAQGDWIWIAESDDYAEKTFLEKAYQKSMNGNSGIVYCRSNIIDSSNNAITLYNFSSMPDPVVFPLFGNDFDMDGNEFIKDYMLKRNSVPNASAVIFKKDLVDFSVFDDIRKTKLFGDWLFWIHLLRKTRVSYINERLNYFRFHETTVRKHTQFDMTRIYEYMILIKYFEKERMPFYKEALDAMVYQYNYGDVSGNRVSVKDNIKISMFVLQRNPLLLLKTWLRKKKSQK
- a CDS encoding glycosyltransferase, translated to MAEEEKIPKIIHYGWFGGKEMPLTDKQCLKSWEKYFPGFEIKRWDESNFAFDIPYMKRFSSDKKWGLLIDFVKFKVLYNYGGIYLDTDMMVLKNMDELLKYDSFWGFESKENVNTAIIGSMSGNEIISECLKFYYDFKFDDTFKESPKIISPVLKSLGMTSDTGQLQILGNTAIFPMHYFYPMSFQQADEDYKKFIKPDSYAIHLWNATWFDPFRFFWNNRYKAGFKAVFKQIIKNPFQSISFYRNVGYHFLRFIKTKILHANSR
- a CDS encoding DUF6056 family protein, which gives rise to MLIQDKIIERLFSRKIFLIFLIIIIIPFIILCFYALPHSDDFWFKIYYEEYGFFGSFKAWYLNWFGRYTFILIMNIYNILGFEPIIYKLFCIIFQVLFYISLFNFIKILLSEKDKITLHIFSLSVYIIFLYQMPRISEGLYWLAGSVIYFLPISFTLIFYTILINYTENKWVKSKNKKLYYFIVLCVLAFIIIGLSEVAMLFLTFSFFVIMVFKTIKNKKVNFKFLLLFAIIVFSCIIVFMSPGNTIRSASETMLFHKKAHDLLYSLKESVLITSSYLIFEWLRDSIILLFTILYIPYGISQYNKNTVFNKISGIHPLIMIGISIFSISFLFFLGYWNLGGPLPERAVNFIYFIFIILWFINLQFVINFILKKKLCNKNYNEGFSLNLKFIYGIIILIIVLNFSQENNIKYAFSDLFSGNAKKYEIEMNQRKRYILKSKADTCILAPLKNKPHSLFVTDLNHQMHYWPNDVYEKFYNKKVIMLYEK